Proteins from a genomic interval of Desulfurobacteriaceae bacterium:
- the purL gene encoding phosphoribosylformylglycinamidine synthase subunit PurL — MKMSKEVIEQHVTWEEYERIIKLLGREPNLVELGIFSAMWSEHCSYKSSRPHLKKFPTEAPWVVQGPGENAGIIMVDEEKEICAAFKVESHNHPSFIEPFHGAATGVGGILRDVFTMGARPIACMDSLRFGELNNDPRMKYIVKGVVSGISHYGNCVGVPTVGGEVYFDSCYQTNPLVNAFALGIVKKDKIFYARAAGVGNPVIYVGAKTGRDGIHGATMASEEFSQEEEVEKKVNVQVGDPFMEKLLIEACLEAMEKEGIVAIQDMGAAGLTSSSVEMASRGGVGVRLDLDKVPTREEGMTPYELMLSESQERMLVVCEKGKEEEIMEVFRKWGLDACVIGEIIEEPVLRLFFKGEKVAEVPIKALTDEAPVYYRPFRIPKYIKENASYDQNSLEEPRDYNEIVKKLLSSPTIASKRWIFRQYDHMVQINTVVYPGGDAAVLRVKESQKGIAISSDCNSRYCYLNPYEGGKIAVAEAARNVACTGAIPRAITDCLNFASPEDPEIMWQFVKTTDGMADACKILETPVVSGNVSFYNETATENGKRAVYPTPTVVCVGVLEDVEKRMTSFFKDAGDVIILLGENVGNISGSEYQKLVEGEIRGQGQFIDLAFEKRLQRALIKAINEGLIKSAHDVSEGGLAVNLFESSFEKELGFTVDLDEDIRTDFLLFGEDQSRIVITVSKDKVEEVLNFFTKETVPAKVIGRVESSGRGVIKHKGREIVSLDIKECKEVYENSLEKHLNGETA; from the coding sequence ATGAAGATGAGCAAAGAGGTAATAGAGCAACACGTAACATGGGAAGAGTACGAAAGGATAATTAAACTCTTAGGGAGAGAACCCAACCTTGTGGAACTTGGTATTTTCTCTGCGATGTGGTCTGAACACTGTTCTTACAAATCATCAAGACCTCACCTTAAAAAGTTTCCGACAGAGGCTCCTTGGGTTGTTCAAGGACCGGGAGAAAATGCTGGAATTATTATGGTAGACGAGGAGAAAGAAATTTGTGCTGCGTTTAAAGTTGAATCCCACAACCATCCTTCCTTCATAGAACCTTTCCATGGAGCGGCAACTGGAGTTGGTGGAATTTTAAGAGACGTTTTTACAATGGGAGCAAGGCCTATTGCTTGTATGGATTCTCTAAGGTTTGGCGAATTAAACAACGACCCGAGAATGAAATATATCGTTAAAGGCGTAGTTTCCGGTATTAGCCACTACGGAAACTGTGTTGGAGTTCCGACAGTTGGTGGAGAAGTTTACTTTGATTCTTGTTATCAAACAAACCCTCTTGTAAACGCTTTTGCCCTCGGAATAGTAAAGAAGGATAAGATTTTCTATGCGAGAGCTGCTGGAGTCGGAAATCCTGTAATTTACGTTGGGGCAAAGACAGGAAGGGATGGTATTCACGGTGCAACGATGGCGTCTGAGGAGTTTTCTCAAGAGGAGGAAGTTGAAAAGAAGGTAAACGTTCAAGTTGGTGATCCATTCATGGAGAAGCTTTTAATAGAAGCTTGCCTTGAGGCTATGGAGAAAGAAGGTATTGTTGCTATTCAAGATATGGGAGCAGCAGGTCTAACTTCTTCTTCTGTAGAAATGGCTTCCCGTGGAGGAGTTGGGGTAAGACTTGATCTTGATAAAGTTCCGACAAGAGAAGAAGGTATGACTCCATACGAGTTAATGCTTTCAGAATCCCAAGAAAGAATGCTTGTTGTTTGTGAGAAAGGAAAAGAAGAAGAGATAATGGAAGTATTTAGGAAGTGGGGACTTGATGCTTGTGTAATTGGAGAAATTATAGAGGAGCCTGTTTTAAGACTCTTTTTCAAAGGGGAGAAGGTTGCAGAAGTTCCAATAAAGGCATTAACAGATGAAGCACCGGTTTATTATAGACCTTTCAGAATTCCTAAGTACATAAAGGAAAATGCATCCTACGATCAGAATAGTTTAGAAGAGCCAAGAGACTACAATGAGATTGTTAAGAAACTTCTCTCTTCTCCAACAATTGCCAGCAAACGTTGGATATTTAGACAGTACGACCACATGGTTCAAATAAATACGGTGGTTTATCCGGGAGGAGACGCAGCTGTTTTAAGAGTTAAGGAAAGCCAGAAAGGTATTGCTATAAGTTCCGACTGTAATTCAAGGTACTGTTATCTAAATCCGTATGAAGGTGGAAAGATTGCAGTGGCAGAGGCTGCAAGGAACGTCGCATGCACAGGGGCAATTCCACGTGCAATAACAGACTGCTTAAACTTTGCAAGTCCAGAAGATCCCGAGATAATGTGGCAGTTTGTTAAAACAACAGATGGAATGGCTGATGCTTGTAAAATCTTAGAAACACCAGTAGTAAGTGGTAACGTTAGCTTTTACAACGAGACCGCAACTGAAAACGGAAAAAGAGCAGTATATCCAACTCCAACAGTTGTGTGTGTAGGGGTTTTAGAAGACGTAGAAAAGAGAATGACCTCTTTCTTTAAAGATGCTGGTGATGTGATAATCTTGCTTGGAGAAAACGTAGGAAACATCTCCGGTTCTGAATATCAAAAGCTTGTAGAAGGAGAAATAAGGGGACAAGGACAGTTTATAGACCTTGCATTTGAGAAAAGACTTCAAAGAGCACTCATTAAGGCAATAAACGAAGGGCTTATAAAGAGTGCTCACGACGTTTCGGAAGGAGGACTTGCAGTTAATCTATTTGAATCCTCTTTTGAAAAAGAACTTGGGTTTACTGTTGATCTAGATGAGGACATTAGAACAGATTTTCTCCTCTTTGGAGAAGACCAAAGTAGAATTGTTATTACAGTAAGTAAAGACAAAGTAGAGGAAGTTCTTAACTTCTTCACAAAGGAAACTGTTCCAGCTAAGGTTATAGGAAGAGTTGAAAGTAGCGGAAGGGGTGTTATCAAGCATAAAGGAAGAGAAATTGTTTCCTTAGATATTAAAGAATGTAAAGAGGTCTATGAAAACTCTTTAGAGAAGCATTTAAACGGTGAAACTGCTTAA
- a CDS encoding DUF2148 domain-containing protein, translated as MNAVKTVADLMCLAAITAPKGKGVNLLYTKVFEGEEKDKVADFMEKIGKEKNIPFFIRDAKNVRDSILVVFIGTEVKPRGVPFCGFCGFENCEKSSRSDAYCAYAVGDLGIAIGSAVKVASLHNVDNRIMFSFGKAAITYGFVPKEVKLGYGIPLSVSGKNIFFDRKM; from the coding sequence ATGAACGCAGTTAAGACAGTTGCAGATCTAATGTGTTTAGCTGCCATTACTGCTCCTAAGGGAAAGGGTGTTAATCTCCTATACACTAAAGTATTTGAAGGAGAAGAAAAGGATAAAGTAGCAGACTTCATGGAAAAAATTGGAAAGGAGAAAAACATCCCTTTCTTTATTAGAGATGCAAAGAATGTAAGAGACTCTATCTTGGTTGTCTTCATAGGAACGGAAGTTAAACCAAGGGGTGTTCCTTTCTGTGGATTTTGTGGATTTGAGAACTGTGAAAAGTCTTCAAGAAGTGACGCTTACTGTGCTTATGCGGTTGGAGATCTTGGAATAGCAATAGGTTCCGCTGTAAAAGTTGCATCACTTCATAACGTTGATAACAGAATAATGTTTTCTTTTGGAAAAGCTGCAATAACCTATGGATTTGTTCCGAAAGAAGTAAAACTTGGCTACGGAATACCGCTGTCTGTAAGCGGTAAGAACATATTCTTTGATAGGAAAATGTAA
- a CDS encoding HAMP domain-containing sensor histidine kinase encodes MNILFIYSSVSLFSLAFSKRPNIFEFILDGLFIFVLAIKDLISWNFFSIFFLFPIFFSFLLLGRLRGLIVLIVSIVFCLAAYFTLIKEFNSISLTQSFLNVLAFVFIALAGERLKVKFENQEEYIKNLEKERKQNEIYRKLYRISADLAHEIKNPLASIRGAAQLLKEGKQSEKLVEIIYNETVRLDEIVKDFLNLARPISFKEKVSVKDVMEEVVSSLSHFGKKITIDCQNFILETDRKAFYVTIENLLRNAVQWAKSEVRVSCKNLEKALEIVVEDDGVGINEEDEEKIFEPFFSKRKGGSGLGLSIVKRFVMESKGKILVSKSTLGGAKFIVIFPKKVKDESFGSRR; translated from the coding sequence TTGAACATTCTTTTCATCTACTCGTCGGTTAGTCTTTTCTCTTTGGCCTTTTCTAAGAGACCCAACATCTTCGAGTTTATCTTAGATGGACTTTTTATATTTGTTCTTGCAATAAAGGATCTTATAAGCTGGAATTTCTTTTCCATATTCTTTCTTTTTCCTATTTTCTTTTCCTTTTTACTTCTTGGAAGGTTAAGGGGGCTGATAGTTCTTATAGTTTCTATTGTTTTTTGTCTTGCTGCTTACTTTACATTGATTAAGGAATTTAACTCAATTTCTCTGACACAAAGTTTTTTAAACGTTTTAGCCTTCGTTTTTATAGCTTTGGCGGGAGAGAGATTGAAAGTAAAGTTTGAAAATCAAGAGGAGTACATAAAAAACTTAGAAAAAGAAAGAAAGCAAAATGAAATATATAGGAAACTTTACAGAATAAGTGCTGATTTAGCCCACGAGATAAAAAATCCTCTTGCTTCGATAAGGGGAGCAGCTCAGCTTTTAAAGGAAGGAAAGCAAAGTGAAAAGCTTGTTGAAATCATCTACAACGAAACTGTTCGTCTTGACGAAATAGTAAAGGACTTTTTAAACCTTGCAAGACCAATTTCATTTAAAGAGAAAGTTTCTGTTAAAGATGTTATGGAAGAGGTTGTAAGTTCTCTTTCTCATTTTGGAAAAAAAATAACTATAGATTGTCAAAATTTTATTCTTGAAACCGATAGAAAGGCATTTTATGTTACGATTGAAAATCTCTTAAGAAATGCTGTTCAATGGGCTAAATCGGAAGTTAGGGTATCGTGCAAAAATCTTGAAAAAGCACTAGAAATTGTTGTAGAAGATGATGGAGTAGGAATAAATGAAGAAGACGAGGAAAAGATTTTTGAACCTTTTTTCTCAAAAAGAAAGGGAGGATCAGGTTTAGGACTGTCAATTGTTAAAAGATTTGTAATGGAAAGTAAGGGTAAAATTCTTGTTTCCAAAAGCACTCTTGGAGGGGCTAAGTTCATCGTAATTTTTCCAAAGAAGGTAAAAGATGAGAGTTTTGGTAGTAGAAGATGA
- a CDS encoding flagellin, whose amino-acid sequence TVEIANGVEVNTTFNGAEHLGVNYSSNKILLVEVIDKIIELIDTGQVENIATTTIDVDLTNNGVSDPVSMTLLDAFDKGLSKVMKYRSIIGTKIETAENLKMQNENLKLHYSELVSKIEDVDYASAISEYEKAKTAYEALLASIQQTKDLSLLKYYK is encoded by the coding sequence ACAGTAGAAATTGCTAATGGGGTTGAAGTTAACACTACTTTTAATGGAGCTGAACACTTAGGAGTGAACTACTCAAGTAATAAGATTTTGCTGGTTGAAGTTATAGATAAGATAATAGAACTTATTGATACTGGACAGGTAGAAAATATAGCGACTACTACAATAGATGTAGATTTGACCAACAACGGAGTAAGTGACCCTGTTTCAATGACCCTCTTAGATGCTTTTGATAAGGGACTTTCAAAGGTAATGAAGTATCGTTCAATAATTGGAACTAAAATAGAAACGGCTGAGAATCTAAAAATGCAGAATGAGAATTTAAAACTCCATTACTCAGAACTTGTTTCTAAGATTGAAGATGTGGACTATGCGTCTGCTATTTCCGAGTACGAAAAAGCAAAAACAGCATATGAGGCGCTGTTAGCATCTATCCAGCAGACAAAGGATTTATCGCTTCTTAAATATTACAAGTAG
- a CDS encoding sigma-54 dependent transcriptional regulator produces MRVLVVEDEKNIREILGIVLEEFNCEVEESETLEDAKRKLKEVFFDLVLLDLRLPDGCGIEIAKEVKKGFPDTEIIIITAFASTETIKEAFELGVYDYIEKPFKLEDLRILIRNVKEKLELRKKVNEDESLGLIGKSPSIERVRNTIRKIAPYDVNVLILGESGVGKEVVAKAIHLLSPRKTKPFIAINCAALPSELLESELFGYRKGAFTGAVRDKKGLIEEANGGTLFLDEIGDMPLPLQAKLLRFLETKKFIPLGATEEKEVDVRVVAATNKDVKEEVKKGNFREDLYYRLSTIEIEVPPLRERREDIPLLVDHFVKELSKKYRKEIKKVSQSFIRSLMEMPLEGNVRELKNIVEREIILCENGILGSGYLDFDKVPCEDIKIPPGGVNLKEILSEVEKKYLFKALEISGGKKTEAAKLLGLTLREFRYRLSKYTS; encoded by the coding sequence ATGAGAGTTTTGGTAGTAGAAGATGAAAAAAACATAAGGGAGATACTGGGAATAGTTCTTGAGGAGTTTAACTGTGAAGTTGAAGAATCAGAAACTTTAGAAGATGCAAAAAGGAAGTTAAAAGAAGTTTTTTTTGATCTTGTTCTTCTTGACCTAAGGCTTCCAGACGGTTGTGGAATAGAAATTGCGAAAGAGGTTAAGAAGGGTTTCCCCGACACAGAGATAATAATTATAACAGCGTTTGCATCTACAGAAACCATAAAAGAAGCTTTTGAACTTGGAGTTTATGACTACATAGAAAAACCTTTTAAACTTGAAGATTTAAGAATTCTCATAAGGAATGTAAAAGAAAAGTTAGAACTTAGGAAAAAGGTCAACGAAGATGAATCCTTAGGTTTAATTGGGAAATCTCCTTCCATAGAAAGGGTAAGAAATACAATAAGGAAAATTGCACCTTACGATGTAAACGTTTTGATCTTAGGAGAAAGTGGAGTTGGGAAAGAAGTTGTTGCAAAAGCCATTCATCTTTTAAGTCCAAGAAAAACAAAGCCTTTTATTGCTATAAACTGTGCGGCACTACCTTCCGAACTTCTTGAAAGTGAACTTTTTGGTTACAGGAAAGGAGCATTTACGGGAGCTGTTAGGGATAAAAAAGGACTTATTGAGGAAGCAAACGGTGGGACTCTTTTCTTAGATGAAATAGGGGATATGCCCTTGCCGTTGCAAGCTAAACTTTTAAGGTTCTTGGAAACGAAAAAATTTATTCCCTTAGGAGCAACCGAAGAAAAAGAAGTCGATGTTAGGGTGGTAGCAGCAACCAACAAGGATGTAAAGGAGGAAGTAAAGAAAGGAAACTTTAGAGAAGATCTTTACTATAGGCTTTCAACGATAGAAATTGAAGTTCCTCCTTTAAGAGAGCGACGAGAAGACATTCCTTTGCTTGTTGATCATTTTGTAAAAGAGCTTTCCAAAAAGTACAGAAAAGAGATAAAGAAGGTTTCTCAAAGTTTCATAAGATCTTTGATGGAGATGCCTCTTGAAGGAAATGTAAGAGAACTTAAGAATATAGTTGAGAGAGAGATCATCCTTTGTGAAAACGGTATTTTAGGTTCCGGGTATTTGGATTTTGATAAGGTTCCGTGTGAAGATATCAAGATACCTCCTGGGGGTGTTAATCTAAAAGAAATCTTGAGTGAAGTGGAGAAAAAGTATCTCTTCAAAGCACTCGAAATTTCTGGTGGAAAGAAAACGGAAGCTGCAAAGCTTTTGGGACTAACACTAAGAGAGTTTAGATATAGACTTTCAAAGTATACTTCTTAA
- a CDS encoding magnesium transporter CorA family protein → MERNLAWVVLPDGNSITTLKVDINSFLQDKELLSQSPKWIHLRGVDGKAEELLTTHFNINELSLEDCRTEGRSKVEVFDDYIFILMIYFDGGIVRQKKLCIFWGKDFIITVGSRRLFEEARKTLSLEEEPFGQGIEKILWIISSIVADKFKEITDVLEEQADEVEARVFKEQNPELLEDISDLSFEILTLRRTLKQLRDTYKSLLSSSPRFINHENVHYFRDLLDEISILYDRAETLHEFIQNVLSVFSSLVSFKLNDIMKTLTILITILEPLMLISSFYGMNVEDLPLAHSPYGILFILSVMLGASLTFLFFFRKKGWI, encoded by the coding sequence ATGGAAAGAAACCTCGCATGGGTAGTTTTACCAGATGGAAACTCTATAACTACTTTAAAGGTAGATATCAACTCTTTTCTGCAAGATAAAGAACTTTTGTCCCAATCCCCCAAGTGGATACACCTAAGAGGAGTTGACGGCAAGGCAGAAGAACTTTTAACAACCCACTTTAACATCAACGAACTGTCTTTAGAAGACTGTAGGACAGAAGGAAGGTCAAAGGTAGAAGTCTTTGACGACTACATATTCATCTTAATGATCTACTTTGACGGTGGAATTGTCCGTCAGAAAAAGCTCTGCATCTTTTGGGGAAAGGATTTCATAATAACTGTTGGAAGCAGAAGACTTTTTGAAGAAGCAAGAAAAACTCTTTCTTTAGAAGAAGAACCTTTTGGTCAAGGAATAGAGAAAATCTTATGGATAATTTCCAGTATAGTTGCCGACAAGTTCAAGGAAATTACTGATGTTTTGGAAGAACAAGCAGACGAAGTAGAAGCGAGAGTATTTAAAGAACAAAACCCAGAACTTCTTGAGGATATTTCTGACCTTTCTTTCGAAATACTTACACTTAGAAGGACTTTAAAACAGTTAAGAGATACCTATAAATCCCTCCTTTCCTCCTCTCCTCGTTTCATAAACCACGAAAACGTGCATTACTTTAGAGATCTTTTAGATGAAATAAGCATACTTTATGATAGGGCAGAAACCTTACATGAGTTCATACAGAACGTCTTGAGTGTTTTCTCTTCTCTTGTTTCCTTTAAGTTAAACGACATTATGAAGACTTTAACGATATTAATCACGATTTTAGAACCTTTAATGCTAATAAGCAGCTTTTACGGAATGAACGTAGAGGACTTGCCTTTAGCACACTCCCCTTACGGAATACTTTTTATCCTTTCAGTAATGCTTGGAGCATCCTTAACATTCCTATTCTTCTTCAGAAAAAAAGGTTGGATTTAA